The Polyangiaceae bacterium genome includes a region encoding these proteins:
- the gltB gene encoding glutamate synthase large subunit: MISPRPSSLYDPRFEHDACGVGFIANLRGVRSHDIVERGVGILLNLEHRGATGCDPQSGDGAGILLQVPHELLAAEMAARLELPEPGKYGVGCVFLPRDAADRARCQQILEDKILGTGQRLLGWRPVPVDESALGPIARQSAPLILQVLVGSTTEDEASFERKLFVIRKWAERTVRESDIPGRDAFYIPSLSCRTLVYKGLLLAHQLAKFYRDLEDPRAVSALSMVHQRFSTNTFPTWQLAQPFRFLAHNGEINTVRGNAQWMRAREQLFDGRVFGEDVRHILPTITPGGSDSAQLDNVAELLLHAGRSLPHVLMMLVPEAWQNDPSMPGYQRDFYAYHACLVEPWDGPAALTFTDGRQIGALLDRNGLRPARWLETRDGLVVLSSETGVMDVPPEQIARKGRLEPGRMFLVDLAGGRIVEDAELKREVCHQKPYGKWLRDNAIHLDQIDDVPAAPALADPHELLTRQRVFGYTTEDLTLLLAPMAEKGEEPVGSMGTDTPLAVLSERPQLLFNYFKQHFAQVTNPPIDPIREALVMSLRNFVGGEDNLLFELPDHAQMLELGSPVLTNEELATLCETHQIHFRRPARLPMVYPVAEGGRGLKAALDELCRQASLAVLNNHSVIVLSDRSATPHMAPVPSLLGLGAVHNHLMRNGTRMRVGILVETGEAREVHHFCLLLGFGAGAVNPYVALDSVAEMARAGVLRGVSDVAVAQKNLVKAVNKGVLKVMSKMGISTLQSYQGAQIFEAIGLGPDLIERYFTGTTSRLGGIDLDELAEECRSRSEAAFPRRRSPSPVLETGGEYQYRAQGERHLWSPKVVSALQRAVREEDVKSYREYSDLVNQQSRGPITLRGLWNLLPAEAPISLSEVEPASEIVRRFATGAMSFGSISAEAHENLAIAMNRIGGRSNTGEGGEREERFARLPSGDSKRSSIKQVASGRFGVTAHYLVNADELQIKIAQGAKPGEGGQLPGHKVDVVIAETRHSTPGVTLISPPPHHDIYSIEDLAQLIFDLKMVNPKARISVKLVAEAGVGTIAAGVAKARADVILISGFDGGTGASPLTSIKHAGVPWELGLAETHQVLVKNDLRSRVIVQTDGQMRTGRDVVFAALLGAEEFGFATAPLVASGCIMMRKCHLNTCPVGVATQDPELRKKFAGQPEHVIRFMFYVAEEARELMSQLGFRTIQEMIGRVDRIRPRDLSEHFKARKLDMSAVLAVAERGAGVEVCKSLDQEHGLERSLDHQLLPRVLPAIEAKEPIALAVPIRNVHRTVGAMLAGEIARRHGRAGLPEGTLRLDFEGSAGQSFGAFAVHGMHLTLEGDANDYVGKGLSGGTLSVRPPRGATFRSDESVLVGNVALYGATSGKAFISGVAGERFAVRNSGATAVVEGVGDHGCEYMTGGRVVVIGRTGRNFAAGMSGGYAYVLDEDGRFESRCNPELVALEPLGPDDAAFVAALLDEHRRATGSAKAAELVARWEETLPRLLKVVPLEYRRVLERLEEQKRTSLGDEPTDGEPLPVPRGNRHATEAE; the protein is encoded by the coding sequence ATGATCTCACCCCGCCCCAGCAGCCTCTACGACCCGCGCTTCGAGCACGACGCCTGCGGCGTGGGCTTCATCGCCAACCTGCGGGGCGTGCGCTCGCACGACATCGTCGAGCGCGGGGTCGGCATCCTGCTGAACCTCGAGCACCGCGGGGCGACCGGCTGCGATCCGCAGTCGGGCGACGGCGCCGGCATTCTGCTCCAGGTCCCGCACGAGCTCCTGGCGGCCGAGATGGCCGCACGCCTGGAGCTCCCCGAGCCGGGAAAGTACGGCGTCGGCTGCGTGTTCTTGCCGCGGGACGCGGCGGATCGGGCGCGCTGCCAGCAGATCCTCGAGGACAAGATCCTCGGCACCGGGCAGCGCCTGCTCGGCTGGCGACCGGTGCCGGTGGACGAATCGGCGCTGGGCCCCATCGCCCGCCAGAGCGCGCCGCTGATCCTGCAAGTGCTGGTCGGCTCGACCACGGAGGACGAGGCGAGCTTCGAGCGCAAGCTGTTCGTGATCCGCAAGTGGGCAGAGCGCACCGTCCGCGAGAGCGACATCCCGGGCCGCGACGCCTTCTACATCCCGAGCCTGTCTTGTCGGACGCTGGTCTACAAAGGCCTGCTCCTCGCGCATCAGCTCGCAAAGTTCTACCGGGATCTGGAGGACCCCCGCGCGGTCAGCGCGCTGTCGATGGTGCACCAGCGCTTCAGCACGAATACCTTCCCGACCTGGCAGCTGGCCCAGCCGTTCCGCTTCCTGGCGCACAACGGCGAGATCAACACCGTGCGCGGCAACGCTCAGTGGATGCGGGCTCGCGAGCAGCTGTTCGACGGCCGCGTCTTCGGCGAGGACGTGCGCCACATCCTGCCCACCATCACCCCCGGGGGCAGCGACTCGGCCCAGCTCGACAACGTCGCGGAGCTGTTGCTCCACGCCGGTCGCTCGCTGCCCCACGTGCTGATGATGCTGGTGCCCGAAGCCTGGCAGAACGATCCGAGCATGCCGGGCTACCAGCGCGACTTCTACGCCTACCACGCCTGTCTGGTGGAGCCCTGGGACGGACCAGCGGCGCTGACCTTCACCGATGGCCGGCAGATCGGCGCGCTGCTCGATCGCAACGGCCTTCGGCCGGCGCGCTGGCTGGAGACTCGCGACGGCTTGGTCGTGCTCTCGAGCGAGACCGGCGTGATGGACGTCCCGCCCGAGCAGATCGCGCGCAAGGGCCGGCTGGAGCCGGGGCGCATGTTCCTGGTGGACCTCGCCGGCGGACGCATCGTCGAGGACGCGGAGCTGAAGCGCGAGGTCTGCCACCAGAAGCCCTATGGCAAGTGGCTGCGCGACAACGCCATTCACCTCGACCAGATCGACGACGTGCCAGCGGCGCCGGCGCTCGCCGACCCGCACGAGCTCCTGACGCGGCAGCGTGTGTTCGGCTACACGACCGAAGACCTGACCCTGCTGCTCGCGCCCATGGCCGAGAAGGGCGAGGAGCCCGTCGGCAGCATGGGCACGGACACTCCGCTGGCGGTCCTCTCCGAGCGGCCGCAGCTGCTCTTCAACTACTTCAAGCAACACTTCGCCCAGGTCACCAACCCGCCCATCGACCCCATCCGGGAAGCGCTGGTGATGAGCCTCCGGAACTTCGTCGGTGGCGAGGACAACCTGCTCTTCGAGCTGCCCGACCACGCGCAGATGCTCGAGCTCGGGAGCCCCGTGCTCACGAACGAGGAGCTGGCGACGCTGTGCGAGACCCACCAGATCCACTTCCGCCGCCCGGCGCGCCTGCCCATGGTGTACCCGGTCGCCGAAGGCGGGCGTGGCCTGAAGGCGGCGCTCGACGAGCTCTGCCGCCAGGCCTCGCTGGCGGTGCTCAACAACCACAGCGTGATCGTGCTCTCGGATCGGAGCGCCACGCCGCACATGGCGCCGGTGCCGAGCCTGCTCGGCTTGGGAGCGGTGCACAACCACCTGATGCGCAACGGCACGCGCATGCGCGTCGGCATCCTGGTAGAGACGGGCGAGGCCCGGGAGGTCCACCACTTCTGCCTCTTGCTCGGCTTCGGCGCCGGCGCCGTGAACCCCTACGTCGCCCTCGACAGCGTCGCCGAGATGGCCCGAGCGGGTGTGCTCCGCGGCGTCAGCGACGTGGCCGTCGCCCAGAAGAACCTGGTCAAGGCGGTCAACAAGGGCGTGCTGAAGGTGATGAGCAAGATGGGCATCAGCACGCTCCAGAGCTACCAGGGCGCGCAAATCTTCGAGGCCATCGGCCTCGGCCCCGATCTGATCGAGCGCTATTTCACCGGCACCACCTCGCGCCTGGGCGGCATCGACCTCGACGAGCTGGCGGAGGAGTGCCGGTCGCGGAGCGAAGCGGCCTTCCCCCGGCGCCGCAGCCCGAGCCCCGTCTTGGAGACCGGCGGCGAGTACCAGTATCGCGCCCAAGGCGAGCGCCACTTGTGGAGCCCCAAGGTCGTCAGCGCGCTGCAGCGGGCCGTGCGCGAAGAGGACGTGAAGAGCTACCGCGAGTACTCGGATCTGGTGAACCAGCAGTCCCGCGGCCCCATCACGCTGCGCGGGCTGTGGAACCTGCTCCCGGCGGAGGCGCCGATCTCCCTGTCCGAGGTCGAGCCCGCCAGCGAGATCGTGCGGCGCTTCGCCACCGGCGCGATGAGCTTCGGCAGCATCAGCGCCGAGGCCCACGAGAACCTCGCCATCGCCATGAACCGCATCGGCGGGCGCAGCAACACCGGCGAAGGCGGCGAGCGCGAGGAGCGCTTCGCCCGGCTTCCGAGCGGAGACAGCAAGCGGAGCAGCATCAAGCAGGTCGCGAGCGGTCGCTTCGGCGTGACCGCCCACTACCTGGTCAACGCGGACGAGCTGCAGATCAAGATCGCCCAGGGCGCCAAGCCCGGCGAGGGCGGCCAGCTGCCGGGGCACAAAGTGGACGTGGTGATCGCCGAGACCCGGCACTCCACGCCCGGCGTCACGCTCATCTCTCCCCCACCCCACCACGACATCTACAGCATCGAGGATCTGGCGCAGCTGATCTTCGACCTGAAGATGGTGAACCCGAAGGCGCGCATCAGCGTGAAACTAGTGGCCGAGGCCGGTGTCGGCACCATCGCCGCCGGAGTGGCCAAGGCGCGCGCCGACGTGATCCTGATCTCGGGCTTCGACGGCGGCACCGGCGCCTCGCCCCTGACCAGCATCAAACACGCGGGCGTGCCCTGGGAGCTCGGTCTGGCGGAGACGCACCAGGTGTTGGTCAAGAACGACCTCCGCAGCCGCGTCATCGTGCAGACCGACGGGCAGATGCGCACCGGGCGCGACGTCGTGTTCGCCGCGCTGCTCGGCGCCGAGGAGTTCGGCTTCGCCACGGCGCCGCTCGTCGCCAGCGGCTGCATCATGATGCGCAAGTGTCACCTCAACACCTGCCCGGTCGGGGTGGCCACGCAGGACCCCGAGCTCAGGAAGAAGTTCGCGGGCCAGCCCGAGCACGTGATTCGCTTCATGTTCTACGTGGCCGAGGAGGCGCGCGAGCTGATGAGCCAGCTCGGCTTCCGGACCATCCAGGAGATGATCGGCCGGGTCGATCGCATCCGCCCCCGCGACTTGAGCGAGCACTTCAAGGCCAGAAAGCTCGACATGAGCGCCGTGCTCGCCGTCGCGGAGCGCGGCGCCGGAGTCGAGGTCTGCAAGAGCCTGGATCAGGAGCACGGCCTCGAGCGCTCCCTCGACCACCAGCTCTTGCCGCGCGTACTCCCGGCCATCGAGGCCAAGGAGCCCATCGCCCTGGCGGTTCCCATCCGCAACGTGCACCGGACGGTGGGCGCGATGCTGGCCGGGGAGATCGCCCGGCGCCACGGCCGCGCGGGGCTGCCGGAAGGCACGCTGCGCCTCGACTTCGAGGGCAGCGCCGGGCAGAGCTTCGGCGCCTTCGCGGTCCACGGCATGCACCTCACCCTGGAGGGGGACGCGAACGACTACGTCGGCAAGGGTCTGTCCGGCGGTACGCTCTCGGTGCGACCGCCGCGCGGCGCCACCTTCCGCTCCGACGAGAGCGTGCTGGTGGGCAACGTCGCGCTCTACGGCGCCACCAGCGGCAAGGCGTTCATCAGCGGTGTCGCCGGCGAGCGCTTCGCGGTGCGCAACAGCGGCGCCACCGCGGTGGTCGAGGGCGTCGGCGACCACGGCTGCGAGTACATGACCGGCGGGCGCGTGGTGGTGATCGGCCGGACCGGGCGCAACTTCGCCGCCGGCATGAGCGGCGGCTACGCCTACGTGCTGGACGAAGACGGGCGCTTCGAGTCGCGCTGCAACCCCGAGCTGGTGGCGCTCGAGCCCCTCGGCCCGGACGACGCCGCGTTCGTCGCCGCGCTGCTCGACGAGCACCGCCGCGCCACAGGCAGCGCCAAGGCCGCCGAGCTCGTCGCGCGCTGGGAAGAGACGCTGCCGCGCCTCTTGAAGGTGGTCCCGCTGGAATACCGCCGCGTGCTCGAGCGGCTCGAGGAGCAGAAACGCACGAGCTTGGGCGACGAGCCCACCGACGGCGAGCCGCTGCCGGTGCCGCGCGGCAACCGCCACGCCACGGAGGCGGAGTGA